The following are encoded together in the Actinoplanes sp. N902-109 genome:
- the groES gene encoding co-chaperone GroES: protein MPVTTATKVAIKPLEDRIVVQANEAETTTASGIVIPDTAKEKPQEGTVLAVGPGRIDDKGNRIPVDVKVGETVLYSKYGGTEVKYAGEEYLVLSARDVLAVIEK from the coding sequence ATGCCCGTGACTACCGCGACCAAGGTTGCGATCAAGCCGCTCGAGGACCGGATCGTGGTCCAGGCGAACGAGGCCGAGACGACCACGGCGTCGGGCATCGTGATCCCCGACACCGCCAAGGAGAAGCCGCAGGAGGGCACCGTCCTCGCTGTCGGCCCCGGCCGCATCGATGACAAGGGCAACCGCATCCCGGTTGACGTCAAGGTCGGCGAGACGGTCCTCTACTCGAAGTACGGCGGCACCGAGGTCAAGTACGCCGGCGAGGAGTACCTGGTGCTCTCCGCCCGCGACGTCCTCGCGGTCATCGAGAAGTAA
- a CDS encoding ATP-binding cassette domain-containing protein has translation MAATPLLELRGIDKSFGPVQVLHDVGLSVYPGEVTALVGDNGAGKSTLVKCISGIYTIDAGTVTFDGNQVAVNSPRDAAELGIEVVYQDLALCDNLDIVQNMFLGREKVRGLVLDEPTMEQMAGETLASLSVRTVKSLRQLVASLSGGQRQTVAIAKAVLWNSRVVILDEPTAALGVAQTAQVLELVRRLADNGLGVVLISHNMNDVFAVSDRIAALYLGRTAAQVKTTDVTHSQVVELITAGRSGNIGLPPEKPGAGFTDITPGADA, from the coding sequence GTGGCCGCGACACCTCTTCTGGAGCTGCGCGGGATCGACAAGAGCTTCGGTCCCGTCCAGGTGCTCCACGACGTCGGACTCAGCGTCTACCCCGGCGAGGTCACCGCGCTCGTCGGCGACAACGGCGCCGGCAAGTCCACTCTGGTCAAGTGCATCAGCGGGATCTACACCATCGACGCGGGCACGGTGACGTTCGACGGCAACCAGGTCGCCGTCAACAGCCCCCGCGATGCCGCCGAGCTGGGCATCGAAGTGGTCTACCAGGACCTCGCGCTGTGCGACAACCTGGACATCGTGCAGAACATGTTCCTCGGCCGGGAGAAGGTCCGCGGGCTGGTCCTGGACGAGCCGACGATGGAGCAGATGGCTGGTGAGACGCTGGCCAGCCTGTCGGTGCGCACTGTGAAGTCGTTGCGCCAGCTCGTCGCCAGCCTCTCCGGCGGCCAGCGCCAGACCGTCGCGATCGCCAAGGCCGTGCTCTGGAACAGCCGGGTGGTCATCCTCGACGAGCCGACCGCCGCGCTCGGTGTCGCCCAGACCGCTCAGGTGCTCGAACTCGTCCGCCGGCTGGCCGACAACGGCCTCGGCGTGGTGCTGATCTCGCACAACATGAACGACGTGTTCGCCGTGTCGGACCGCATCGCCGCCCTGTACCTCGGCCGTACCGCCGCCCAGGTCAAGACCACGGATGTCACGCACTCGCAGGTGGTCGAGCTGATCACCGCCGGCCGCAGCGGGAACATCGGCCTGCCGCCCGAGAAGCCGGGCGCCGGCTTCACCGACATCACCCCGGGAGCCGACGCATGA
- a CDS encoding sugar ABC transporter permease, with product MTTTTTSGTAVQVVKPTVASHLHDYWGRVRGGDIGSLPAILGLVVLCLVFGIARPAFFSATNFANLFPQGAAVIFIAMGLVFVLLLGEIDLSAGFASGVCGAVMAILLTDHNWDWYTAIPVALLTGLAIGYVLGFLVAKLGIPSFVVTLAGFLAFQGILLVLLSGGKNVSIRDSFVLSLANKNIPVAWSWILAIVAVAGYAAAQLIKVRGRAVRGLPTDPISIVGARVLGLAVLVFAAVAVLTKERSINPVVISVKGVPIVAPIIAVIMVIWTFVLARTTYGRHVYAVGGNTEAARRAGIPVDRIRISVFVIGSFMAAIGGIIAASRANSVDPNSGGSNVLLYAVGAAVIGGTSLFGGKGRVFDAVIGGAVIAVIDNGMGLMGFSSGTKFIVTGLILLLAASVDALSRRRAATTGNR from the coding sequence ATGACCACCACGACCACCTCCGGCACCGCGGTCCAGGTCGTCAAACCGACGGTAGCCAGCCACCTGCACGACTACTGGGGCCGCGTGCGCGGTGGCGACATCGGCAGCCTCCCGGCCATCCTCGGCCTCGTGGTGCTCTGCCTGGTCTTCGGCATCGCCCGCCCGGCCTTCTTCAGCGCCACCAACTTCGCCAACCTGTTCCCGCAGGGTGCCGCGGTCATCTTCATCGCGATGGGGCTGGTGTTCGTCCTGCTGCTGGGCGAGATCGACCTGTCCGCCGGGTTCGCCAGCGGCGTCTGCGGTGCGGTCATGGCGATCCTGCTGACCGATCACAACTGGGACTGGTACACCGCGATCCCGGTCGCTCTCCTCACCGGTCTGGCGATCGGTTACGTGCTCGGCTTCCTGGTCGCCAAGCTGGGCATCCCGTCGTTCGTCGTCACGCTGGCCGGTTTCCTGGCGTTCCAGGGCATCCTGCTGGTGCTGCTCAGCGGTGGCAAGAACGTCTCGATCCGGGACTCCTTCGTGCTGTCGCTGGCCAACAAGAACATCCCGGTGGCGTGGAGCTGGATCCTCGCGATCGTCGCCGTCGCCGGGTACGCCGCGGCACAGCTGATCAAGGTCCGCGGCCGGGCCGTCCGGGGTCTGCCCACCGACCCGATCAGCATCGTCGGCGCCCGGGTGCTCGGGCTGGCCGTGCTGGTGTTCGCCGCGGTCGCCGTGCTGACCAAGGAGCGCAGCATCAACCCGGTGGTGATCTCGGTGAAGGGGGTGCCGATCGTGGCACCTATCATCGCGGTCATCATGGTCATCTGGACGTTCGTGCTGGCGCGCACCACCTACGGCCGGCACGTCTACGCGGTGGGCGGCAACACCGAGGCGGCCCGCCGGGCCGGCATCCCGGTCGACCGGATCCGCATCTCGGTGTTCGTGATCGGCTCGTTCATGGCCGCCATCGGCGGCATCATCGCGGCCAGCCGGGCCAACTCGGTCGACCCCAACTCCGGCGGCAGCAACGTCCTGCTGTACGCCGTGGGCGCGGCCGTCATCGGTGGCACCAGCCTCTTCGGTGGCAAGGGCCGGGTCTTCGACGCGGTCATCGGCGGGGCGGTGATCGCGGTCATCGACAACGGCATGGGCCTGATGGGCTTCAGCTCCGGCACGAAGTTCATCGTCACCGGGCTGATCCTGCTGCTGGCGGCGAGCGTGGACGCGCTGTCGCGACGGCGAGCAGCCACGACGGGCAACAGGTAG
- the ybaK gene encoding Cys-tRNA(Pro) deacylase: MAKKAAGTPATVLLSTAKVPHELHPYDVSPDSPHYGALVAEALGVSPAAVFKTLIAEVDGALTVGVVPVTGELDLKALAAAAGGKKAALADRAAAERSSGYVRGGISPLGQRKRLPTVIDDSAPALELMYVSAGRRGLQVSLTPADLIRLTDAVVAPIRT; encoded by the coding sequence GTGGCTAAAAAAGCAGCGGGAACCCCGGCGACGGTTCTGCTCTCGACGGCCAAGGTGCCCCATGAGCTGCATCCGTACGACGTCTCACCGGACTCCCCGCACTACGGCGCGCTGGTCGCCGAGGCCCTGGGGGTGTCCCCGGCGGCCGTGTTCAAGACGTTGATCGCCGAGGTGGACGGCGCGCTGACCGTGGGCGTCGTCCCGGTCACCGGCGAGCTGGACCTCAAGGCGCTGGCCGCCGCGGCCGGCGGCAAGAAGGCCGCGCTGGCCGACCGCGCGGCCGCCGAGCGCAGCAGTGGCTACGTCCGCGGTGGCATCAGCCCGCTCGGGCAGCGCAAACGCCTGCCGACGGTGATCGACGACTCGGCACCGGCGCTGGAGCTGATGTACGTCTCGGCCGGTCGGCGCGGCCTGCAGGTGTCCCTCACCCCGGCCGACTTGATCCGGCTGACGGACGCCGTCGTCGCCCCGATCCGGACATAA
- a CDS encoding sugar ABC transporter substrate-binding protein: MRKGMFALAAVGLLAAGSTAACGGDSGDDSGSSSGSGSSIGKVGVILPDTASSQRWGSDDPKFLKAAFDAAGVPVDIQNAQGDKSQFQTIADGMISSGVKVLMIVNLDSGTGKAVLDKATQAGIATIDYDRLTLGGNAQYYVSFDNTAVGKLQGEGLVQCLTDMKASKPVVAELNGSPTDNNATLFKEGYDGVLKPKYDSGDYVKGPDQSVPDWDNAQAATIFEQMLTSNNKIKGVLAANDGLGNAVISVLKKQSLNGKVPVTGQDATVQGLQNILAGDQCMTVYKAIKQEADAAADLAISLAKGEKKAVSQKVTDPESNKDVPAVLLTPKAITKATVKDVVADGFVTKDQLCTGDFAKLCTDNGVS; the protein is encoded by the coding sequence ATGCGTAAGGGAATGTTCGCTCTTGCCGCGGTGGGTCTGCTGGCTGCCGGCAGCACGGCCGCGTGCGGCGGTGACAGCGGTGACGACTCCGGAAGCAGCAGTGGCAGCGGCTCGTCGATCGGCAAGGTCGGCGTGATCCTGCCGGACACGGCCAGCTCCCAGCGCTGGGGTTCCGACGACCCGAAGTTCCTGAAGGCGGCGTTCGACGCGGCCGGGGTGCCGGTGGACATCCAGAACGCCCAGGGCGACAAGAGCCAGTTCCAGACGATCGCGGACGGCATGATCTCCAGCGGCGTCAAGGTGCTCATGATCGTCAACCTGGACTCCGGCACCGGCAAGGCGGTGCTGGACAAGGCCACCCAGGCGGGCATCGCGACCATCGACTACGACCGCCTCACGCTCGGCGGAAATGCGCAGTACTACGTCAGCTTCGACAACACCGCGGTCGGCAAGCTGCAGGGCGAGGGCCTCGTGCAGTGCCTGACCGACATGAAGGCGAGCAAGCCGGTGGTGGCGGAGCTCAACGGCTCCCCCACCGACAACAACGCCACCCTGTTCAAGGAGGGCTACGACGGCGTCCTCAAGCCCAAGTACGACTCGGGCGATTACGTGAAGGGCCCGGACCAGTCGGTGCCGGACTGGGACAACGCCCAGGCTGCGACGATCTTCGAGCAGATGCTCACCTCGAACAACAAGATCAAGGGCGTGCTGGCGGCCAACGACGGCCTCGGCAACGCGGTCATCTCGGTGCTCAAGAAGCAGAGCCTCAACGGCAAGGTCCCGGTCACCGGCCAGGACGCGACCGTGCAGGGCCTGCAGAACATCCTCGCCGGTGACCAGTGCATGACCGTCTACAAGGCGATCAAGCAGGAGGCCGACGCCGCCGCCGACCTCGCCATCTCGCTCGCCAAGGGGGAGAAGAAGGCGGTCAGCCAGAAGGTGACGGACCCGGAGTCGAACAAGGACGTTCCCGCCGTGCTGCTCACCCCGAAGGCCATCACCAAGGCCACCGTCAAGGACGTCGTCGCGGACGGCTTCGTGACCAAGGACCAGCTCTGCACCGGCGACTTCGCCAAGCTCTGCACGGACAACGGCGTCAGCTGA
- a CDS encoding WhiB family transcriptional regulator, translating into MSNVRRLPGPIADLWDWQRLGICRGRDSAQFFHPDGERGSSRNRREAKAKSMCSACPVRAECAAHALAVREPYGVWGGLSEAERLRLLAVGWEDLADHHGRVDLVRLEARLGRPHKSAVPAQRQAPAA; encoded by the coding sequence ATGTCGAACGTTCGCAGACTGCCCGGGCCCATCGCCGATCTTTGGGACTGGCAGCGACTCGGTATCTGCCGGGGTCGCGACAGCGCCCAGTTCTTCCACCCCGACGGCGAGCGCGGGTCGTCCCGCAACCGCCGCGAGGCGAAGGCCAAGTCGATGTGCTCGGCCTGCCCGGTCCGCGCCGAGTGCGCCGCACACGCACTCGCTGTCCGTGAGCCGTACGGGGTCTGGGGAGGTCTCAGCGAAGCGGAGCGGCTGCGGCTGCTCGCGGTCGGCTGGGAAGACCTCGCCGATCATCACGGACGGGTCGACCTCGTCCGGCTCGAGGCACGCCTCGGCCGGCCCCACAAGTCGGCAGTTCCGGCACAGCGGCAGGCACCTGCGGCCTGA
- a CDS encoding ROK family transcriptional regulator: MRTAPTQEDVRRHNLGTLLRYVHIHGATSRAELTTRLGLNRSTIGALTADLVAAGLVTEKKGPRETGRAGRPSLVVRPESVKVHAYALNIEVDRLRAARVGLGGRILDRREAPRPRGMQVVDAVQPLAGFIRDMRAAAPEDARNVGAGLAIAGMVRRADGMVRLAPTIGWVDEPVGEALAERIGDAGPMLVGNIADVSAMVEHTRGAAAGRDNVIYLYGDVGVGAGIIAGGRRITGHGGYGGEVGHMVVNPDGRLCSCGSRGCWETEIGEYPLLKLAGRADRSGREAVLAVVDAAMRGDWVAQQAVRQVGDWLGLGVGNLVNIFNPEAVIFGGTLRDIYLVAAAQIRSRLTEVALPACRDEIRLRTPELGRDAALIGAAELAFERLLADPLG; this comes from the coding sequence ATGCGGACGGCCCCCACCCAGGAGGACGTCCGCCGACACAATCTGGGCACACTACTGCGATACGTCCACATTCATGGTGCTACATCCCGCGCGGAGCTCACCACCCGCCTGGGCCTCAACCGCAGCACCATCGGGGCGCTGACCGCGGACCTCGTCGCCGCGGGACTCGTCACCGAGAAGAAGGGACCAAGGGAAACCGGCCGGGCCGGACGACCGTCACTGGTCGTCCGGCCCGAGTCCGTCAAGGTCCATGCGTACGCGCTGAACATCGAGGTCGACCGGCTGCGAGCGGCCCGGGTCGGGCTGGGCGGGCGGATCCTGGACCGGCGTGAGGCCCCCCGCCCGCGGGGCATGCAGGTGGTCGACGCGGTGCAGCCGCTCGCCGGGTTCATCCGCGACATGCGCGCCGCCGCGCCGGAGGATGCGCGCAACGTCGGGGCCGGGCTGGCGATCGCCGGCATGGTGCGCCGGGCCGACGGGATGGTCCGGCTCGCCCCGACCATCGGCTGGGTCGACGAACCGGTCGGCGAGGCGCTGGCCGAGCGGATCGGCGATGCCGGGCCGATGCTGGTGGGCAACATCGCCGACGTGTCGGCCATGGTCGAGCACACCCGCGGCGCGGCGGCCGGCCGGGACAACGTCATCTATCTGTACGGCGACGTCGGGGTGGGGGCTGGGATCATCGCCGGAGGGCGGCGCATCACCGGGCACGGCGGGTACGGCGGCGAGGTCGGCCACATGGTCGTCAACCCCGACGGGCGGCTCTGCAGCTGTGGCTCACGCGGCTGCTGGGAGACCGAGATCGGCGAGTACCCGCTGCTCAAGCTGGCCGGCCGGGCAGACCGCAGCGGCCGCGAGGCGGTGCTGGCGGTGGTCGACGCGGCGATGCGCGGCGACTGGGTGGCCCAGCAGGCGGTCCGGCAGGTCGGCGACTGGCTGGGCCTGGGCGTCGGCAACCTGGTCAACATCTTCAACCCGGAGGCGGTGATCTTCGGCGGCACACTGCGCGACATCTACCTGGTCGCCGCCGCACAGATCCGCAGCCGGCTCACCGAGGTGGCGCTGCCCGCCTGCCGCGACGAGATCCGGTTGCGCACCCCGGAACTGGGCCGCGACGCCGCCCTGATCGGAGCGGCGGAACTCGCGTTCGAGCGGCTGCTGGCGGATCCGCTGGGGTGA
- a CDS encoding class I SAM-dependent methyltransferase, whose translation MDLELLAALQTPAGLDALAAAAAVAGGDPLTAASALRAQGIAAPLAAAALTQAELRRRAVGKFGAAAAGMFFTRPGFEQATRAVVADRRAARLRAAGVTSVADLGCGLGSDALAMGRQGIRVHAVDADPLTAAVAAANAAAAGLADLVEVSCADATTVPVEKYDAVFADPARRRAGRGRVMDPRSWSPSWDFIAGLPTRVPRTVLKLAPGIDHDLLPPGAEGEWVSVDGDLVEAAFWCGPLAEYARRASLLPDGAELNGSGREAAPVGAVGAFLHDPDPAVVRSHLVAEFAATIGGRLADPDIAYVYTDEPVDTPFARQLEITDVLPFSLKRLRALLRERGVGRVEIRKRGSALEPEQLRRDLRLNGPAPAALVLTRVANAPVVMICRG comes from the coding sequence GTGGACCTCGAACTGCTTGCCGCCCTGCAGACACCCGCGGGCCTGGATGCCCTGGCCGCCGCCGCGGCGGTGGCCGGTGGCGACCCGCTGACCGCGGCTTCGGCGCTGCGGGCGCAGGGCATCGCCGCCCCCCTGGCCGCCGCCGCGCTGACCCAGGCTGAGCTGCGCCGCCGCGCGGTGGGCAAGTTCGGCGCGGCGGCGGCCGGCATGTTCTTCACCCGGCCCGGCTTCGAGCAGGCCACCCGGGCGGTGGTCGCGGACCGGCGCGCCGCGCGGTTGCGGGCGGCCGGGGTGACCAGCGTGGCCGACCTGGGCTGCGGGCTCGGCTCGGATGCGCTGGCCATGGGCCGGCAGGGCATCCGGGTGCACGCCGTGGACGCCGATCCGCTGACGGCGGCGGTGGCCGCCGCCAACGCCGCCGCGGCCGGTCTCGCCGATCTGGTCGAGGTCAGCTGTGCCGACGCCACGACGGTGCCGGTGGAGAAGTACGACGCGGTGTTCGCCGACCCGGCGCGGCGCCGGGCCGGCCGGGGGCGGGTCATGGATCCGCGCTCGTGGTCGCCGTCGTGGGACTTCATCGCCGGGCTGCCCACCCGCGTACCGCGAACGGTCCTGAAGCTCGCTCCCGGCATCGACCACGACCTGCTGCCGCCGGGTGCCGAGGGCGAGTGGGTGAGCGTCGACGGCGATCTGGTGGAGGCGGCCTTCTGGTGCGGGCCGCTTGCCGAATATGCGCGGCGGGCGAGTTTGCTGCCGGACGGCGCCGAACTGAACGGTTCCGGCCGGGAGGCCGCGCCGGTGGGGGCCGTCGGCGCGTTCCTCCACGACCCGGACCCGGCGGTGGTGCGCTCGCATCTGGTCGCGGAGTTCGCCGCCACCATCGGTGGGCGGCTGGCCGACCCGGACATCGCGTACGTCTACACCGACGAACCGGTGGACACCCCGTTCGCCCGGCAGCTGGAGATCACCGACGTGCTGCCGTTCTCGCTGAAGCGGCTGCGGGCCCTGCTGCGCGAGCGCGGGGTCGGGCGGGTCGAGATCCGCAAACGCGGTTCCGCGCTGGAGCCCGAGCAGTTGCGCCGGGATCTGCGGCTGAATGGTCCGGCCCCGGCGGCCCTGGTGCTGACCAGGGTGGCGAATGCCCCCGTAGTTATGATCTGTCGTGGCTAA
- the groL gene encoding chaperonin GroEL (60 kDa chaperone family; promotes refolding of misfolded polypeptides especially under stressful conditions; forms two stacked rings of heptamers to form a barrel-shaped 14mer; ends can be capped by GroES; misfolded proteins enter the barrel where they are refolded when GroES binds) has translation MAKILSFSDDARHLLEHGVNTLADTVKVTLGPRGRNVVLDKKFGAPTITNDGVTIAKEIELTDPYENLGAQLVKEVATKTNDVAGDGTTTATVLAQALVREGLRNVTAGANPIGLKRGMDQAAEAVSKALLAKAVEVGDHKSVANVATISAQDATIGELIAEAMEKVGRDGVITVEEGSALSTELVVTEGLQFDKGFISPNFVTDAEAQEAVLEDAYLLITTQKISSVEEMLPLLEKVLQAGKPLLIVAEDVEGQALSTLVVNALRKTFKVAAVKAPGFGDRRKAMLQDLAIATGGELIAPELGYKLDQVTIDMLGTARRVVVDKENTTIVDGGGKKSEIDDRVAQIRKEIEASDSDWDREKLSERLAKLSGGVAVIQAGAATEVEMKERKHRIEDAIAATKAAVEEGTVPGGGAALAQSVSALDGDLGLTGEEAIGVSIVRKALVEPLRWIAQNAGHDGYVVVGKVSGLDWGHGLNAATDEYVDLAASGIIDPVKVTRNAVSNAVSIAGLLLTTESLVVEKPAEPEPAAAGGHGHSHGGHGHQHGPGF, from the coding sequence ATGGCGAAGATTCTCAGCTTCTCCGACGACGCCCGGCATCTGCTGGAGCACGGCGTCAACACGCTCGCCGACACGGTCAAGGTCACCCTCGGCCCGCGCGGTCGCAACGTCGTCCTCGACAAGAAGTTCGGCGCGCCCACGATCACCAACGACGGCGTCACCATCGCCAAGGAGATCGAGCTCACCGACCCGTACGAGAACCTCGGCGCCCAGCTGGTCAAGGAGGTGGCGACCAAGACCAACGACGTCGCCGGTGACGGGACCACCACGGCCACCGTGCTCGCCCAGGCGCTGGTCCGCGAGGGCCTGCGCAACGTGACCGCGGGCGCCAACCCGATCGGCCTCAAGCGCGGCATGGACCAGGCCGCCGAGGCCGTCTCCAAGGCACTGCTGGCCAAGGCGGTCGAGGTGGGCGATCACAAGTCGGTCGCCAACGTCGCCACCATCTCGGCTCAGGACGCCACCATCGGTGAGCTGATCGCCGAGGCGATGGAAAAGGTCGGCCGCGACGGTGTCATCACGGTCGAGGAGGGTTCGGCGCTCAGCACCGAGCTCGTCGTCACCGAGGGTCTGCAGTTCGACAAGGGCTTCATCTCGCCGAACTTCGTGACCGACGCCGAGGCGCAGGAGGCCGTCCTGGAGGACGCCTACCTGCTCATCACCACCCAGAAGATCTCCAGCGTCGAGGAGATGCTGCCGCTGCTGGAGAAGGTCCTGCAGGCCGGCAAGCCGCTGCTCATCGTGGCCGAGGACGTCGAGGGTCAGGCGCTGTCCACGCTCGTGGTCAACGCCCTGCGCAAGACGTTCAAGGTCGCCGCGGTCAAGGCCCCCGGTTTCGGGGACCGCCGCAAGGCCATGCTCCAGGACCTGGCCATCGCCACCGGCGGCGAGCTCATCGCGCCGGAGCTGGGCTACAAGCTCGACCAGGTCACCATCGACATGCTGGGCACCGCCCGGCGCGTGGTGGTCGACAAGGAGAACACCACCATCGTCGACGGTGGCGGCAAGAAGTCCGAGATCGACGACCGGGTCGCGCAGATCCGCAAGGAGATCGAGGCCTCCGACTCCGACTGGGACCGCGAGAAGCTGTCCGAGCGGCTGGCCAAGCTGTCCGGCGGCGTCGCCGTCATCCAGGCCGGTGCCGCCACCGAGGTCGAGATGAAGGAGCGCAAGCACCGCATCGAGGACGCCATCGCGGCGACCAAGGCCGCGGTCGAGGAGGGCACTGTGCCCGGCGGCGGTGCCGCCCTGGCGCAGAGCGTCTCCGCGCTCGACGGTGACCTCGGCCTCACCGGCGAGGAGGCGATCGGTGTCTCGATCGTCCGCAAGGCCCTCGTCGAGCCGCTGCGCTGGATCGCGCAGAACGCCGGTCACGACGGCTACGTCGTGGTGGGCAAGGTCTCCGGTCTCGACTGGGGGCACGGCCTCAACGCGGCCACCGACGAGTACGTCGACCTCGCCGCGTCCGGCATCATCGACCCGGTCAAGGTGACCCGCAACGCGGTCTCCAACGCCGTCTCGATCGCCGGCCTGCTGCTCACCACGGAGAGCCTCGTGGTGGAGAAGCCGGCCGAGCCGGAGCCGGCCGCGGCCGGTGGCCACGGGCACAGCCACGGTGGCCACGGCCACCAGCACGGCCCGGGTTTCTGA
- a CDS encoding molybdopterin-dependent oxidoreductase, which yields MAEIVAVFTGPLSSPLYAVGSVVIDTVPAPVKDFGIAVFGTHDKTALITGTLILLAGYAALIGIVALRSWLFSYGGIALFAAIGVAAAVTRHDAGIGAALPSLVAGGTAALALRRLLPLAREVQPPPDLESSRRRFLLGVGTAAGVAVVGGFGGRLLTSRRTVTEARGAVVLPQPSQQAPAVPASYVTSNKDFYRIDTSLYPPQIDPATWQLRIHGMVRNPITITWEQLLQRRMVERYVTLACVSNEVGGDLIGNALWLGTSLKDLLDEADPLPGADQVVARSVDGWTCGSPTAVLRDGRDALLAIGMNGEPLPVKHGFPVRVVVPGLYGYVSACKWVTEIELTRFADFDAYWVPRGWSALGPIKTESRIDTPRDGSKKAVGDVMVAGVAWAQHRGITKVEVQVDNQPWAEATLVPPVSADTWVQWSYKWAATKGDHTIQVRATDAQGRTQTSTPAPPDPDGATGWHSIEVAVD from the coding sequence CTGGCCGAGATCGTCGCCGTGTTCACCGGTCCGTTGTCGTCGCCGCTGTACGCGGTCGGGTCGGTGGTGATCGACACCGTGCCCGCGCCGGTCAAGGACTTCGGCATCGCCGTGTTCGGCACCCACGACAAGACCGCCCTCATCACGGGCACCCTCATCCTGCTTGCGGGTTATGCCGCGCTCATCGGGATCGTCGCGCTGCGGTCGTGGCTCTTCTCGTACGGAGGGATCGCGCTCTTCGCAGCGATCGGGGTGGCCGCCGCAGTGACCCGGCACGACGCGGGGATCGGCGCGGCCCTGCCCTCGCTGGTGGCGGGCGGGACGGCCGCTCTCGCCCTGCGCCGGCTGCTGCCGCTCGCCCGCGAGGTGCAGCCGCCGCCCGACCTGGAATCCTCGCGCCGCCGCTTCCTGCTCGGGGTGGGCACGGCGGCCGGGGTCGCGGTCGTCGGCGGTTTCGGTGGCCGCCTGCTCACCTCACGCCGTACGGTGACCGAGGCGCGCGGCGCGGTCGTGCTGCCCCAGCCCTCGCAGCAGGCGCCGGCGGTACCCGCGTCGTACGTGACGTCGAACAAGGATTTCTACCGCATCGACACGTCGCTGTACCCGCCGCAGATCGACCCGGCCACCTGGCAGCTGCGCATCCACGGCATGGTTCGCAACCCCATCACCATCACCTGGGAGCAGCTGCTGCAGCGCCGGATGGTCGAGCGGTACGTGACCCTGGCTTGCGTGTCCAACGAGGTCGGCGGCGATCTGATCGGCAACGCGCTGTGGCTGGGCACCTCGCTCAAGGATCTGCTCGACGAGGCCGACCCGCTGCCCGGCGCCGATCAGGTGGTGGCCCGGTCGGTGGACGGCTGGACCTGCGGCAGTCCCACCGCGGTGCTGCGGGACGGCCGGGACGCGCTGCTGGCGATCGGCATGAACGGTGAGCCACTGCCGGTCAAGCACGGGTTCCCGGTCCGGGTGGTGGTGCCCGGGCTGTACGGCTACGTCTCCGCCTGCAAGTGGGTCACCGAGATCGAGCTGACCCGGTTCGCCGACTTCGACGCCTACTGGGTGCCGCGCGGCTGGTCCGCGCTGGGGCCGATCAAGACCGAGTCACGCATCGACACACCGCGTGACGGCAGCAAGAAAGCGGTCGGTGACGTCATGGTGGCCGGGGTGGCCTGGGCCCAGCACCGCGGCATCACCAAGGTCGAGGTGCAGGTCGACAATCAGCCGTGGGCCGAGGCGACGCTGGTTCCGCCGGTTTCCGCGGACACGTGGGTGCAGTGGTCGTACAAATGGGCCGCCACCAAGGGCGACCATACGATCCAGGTCCGGGCCACCGACGCGCAGGGGCGGACCCAGACCAGCACCCCGGCACCGCCCGACCCGGACGGCGCCACCGGGTGGCACTCGATCGAGGTCGCTGTCGACTGA